A genomic stretch from Flavobacterium sp. KS-LB2 includes:
- the rplK gene encoding 50S ribosomal protein L11, with the protein MAKEISKVVKLQVKGGAANPSPPVGPALGAAGVNIMEFCKQFNARTQDKPGKICPVQITVYKDKSFDFVVKTPPAAVQLLEAAKLKSGSGEPNRKKVASVTWDVIKAIAEDKMVDLNAFTIESAMSMIAGTARSMGITVSGDSPF; encoded by the coding sequence ATGGCTAAAGAAATTAGTAAGGTAGTTAAACTACAAGTTAAGGGAGGTGCTGCGAACCCGTCGCCACCGGTTGGACCTGCTTTAGGAGCTGCTGGGGTAAACATCATGGAATTCTGTAAGCAATTTAATGCTAGAACTCAAGATAAACCCGGCAAAATATGCCCAGTACAAATTACTGTGTATAAAGACAAATCATTCGATTTTGTTGTAAAAACTCCTCCAGCGGCAGTCCAGTTATTGGAAGCTGCAAAGCTAAAGTCAGGATCTGGTGAACCAAATCGTAAAAAAGTAGCTAGCGTTACTTGGGATGTTATCAAGGCAATTGCTGAAGATAAAATGGTAGATTTAAATGCATTCACAATCGAATCTGCTATGAGCATGATTGCTGGAACAGCTAGATCTATGGGTATAACTGTATCAGGAGATTCTCCTTTTTAA
- the nusG gene encoding transcription termination/antitermination protein NusG → MADNNIKKWYVVRAVSGQENKVKAYIETEIARLGMGDYVSQVLVPTEKVVTVKEGKKIIKDKVYFPGYVMIEANLIGEIPHIIKSITSVIGFLGEIKGGEPVPLRISEVNRMLGKVDELAVNTDTRSIPFNIGETIKVVDGPFNGFNGTVEKINEEKRKLEVMVKIFGRKTPLELSFMQVEKV, encoded by the coding sequence ATGGCAGATAATAATATTAAGAAGTGGTATGTCGTTAGAGCGGTAAGCGGTCAAGAAAATAAAGTGAAAGCTTATATTGAAACTGAAATCGCGCGACTAGGAATGGGAGATTATGTTTCGCAAGTTTTAGTGCCTACTGAAAAAGTGGTTACTGTAAAAGAGGGAAAAAAAATAATCAAAGACAAAGTTTATTTTCCTGGTTATGTTATGATTGAAGCTAATCTTATTGGAGAGATACCTCATATTATTAAGTCTATAACGAGTGTTATTGGTTTTTTAGGTGAAATCAAAGGTGGAGAGCCTGTTCCATTGAGAATTTCTGAAGTAAACAGAATGTTAGGTAAAGTGGATGAGTTGGCTGTTAATACAGATACCCGTTCTATTCCATTTAACATTGGAGAAACTATTAAGGTTGTTGATGGTCCGTTTAATGGATTCAACGGAACAGTTGAAAAAATTAATGAAGAAAAGCGTAAACTTGAAGTAATGGTGAAAATTTTCGGAAGAAAAACACCTTTAGAGTTGAGTTTTATGCAAGTTGAAAAAGTATAA
- the rplL gene encoding 50S ribosomal protein L7/L12, translating to MADLKQFAEQLVNLTVKEVNELATILKDEYGIEPAAAAVVVSGGGEAAAEEVQTEFTVVLKEAGASKLAVVKLVKELTGLGLKEAKDVVDSAPSNVKEGVSKEEAEGLKKSLEEAGAVVELK from the coding sequence ATGGCAGATTTGAAACAATTCGCAGAACAATTAGTTAACCTTACAGTAAAAGAAGTTAACGAATTAGCAACAATATTAAAAGATGAGTACGGAATCGAACCAGCTGCTGCAGCTGTAGTAGTTTCAGGTGGTGGTGAAGCTGCTGCTGAAGAAGTTCAAACAGAATTTACAGTTGTATTGAAAGAAGCTGGTGCTTCTAAATTAGCAGTTGTAAAATTAGTTAAAGAACTTACAGGTTTAGGTTTGAAAGAAGCTAAAGATGTAGTTGACAGCGCACCAAGTAATGTTAAAGAAGGTGTTTCTAAAGAAGAAGCTGAAGGGCTTAAAAAATCTTTAGAAGAAGCTGGAGCTGTTGTTGAGCTTAAATAG
- the rplJ gene encoding 50S ribosomal protein L10 has protein sequence MTREEKSIAIEELTAQLAGTNIIYISDISGLNAETTSSLRRACFKAGIKLEVVKNTLLAKAMEASDNDYGDLPSVLTGNSAIFISDVANAPGKIIKDFRKKSAKPVLKGAYINAEVYIGDDQLDALATIKSKEELIGELIGLLQAPAQRVISALQNQFAKDEEVTEEVEA, from the coding sequence ATGACTAGAGAAGAAAAATCAATCGCGATTGAAGAATTAACTGCACAGTTAGCTGGTACAAATATCATTTACATATCTGATATTTCAGGACTTAATGCAGAGACTACTTCAAGCTTGAGAAGAGCTTGTTTTAAAGCAGGTATTAAATTAGAGGTTGTAAAGAACACATTGCTTGCTAAAGCAATGGAAGCTTCTGATAACGATTATGGTGATTTACCATCTGTATTGACAGGTAATAGCGCTATATTTATTTCAGATGTTGCAAATGCACCTGGGAAAATAATAAAAGATTTCAGAAAAAAATCAGCTAAACCTGTATTAAAGGGAGCTTATATTAATGCTGAAGTTTATATTGGAGACGATCAATTAGATGCATTAGCAACTATTAAATCTAAAGAAGAGCTTATTGGCGAACTTATTGGATTGTTACAAGCTCCAGCACAAAGAGTTATTTCTGCTCTTCAAAACCAATTCGCAAAAGACGAAGAGGTTACAGAAGAAGTGGAAGCATAA
- the hpf gene encoding ribosome hibernation-promoting factor, HPF/YfiA family, producing MKVSVHAVNFTVDKKLVDFVQVRMDKLEKYYDKVVSADVFLKVEKTSDKENKIAEVKINVPGDDFLVKKQCKTFEEAVELSAESLERMLVKRKEKISSHI from the coding sequence ATGAAGGTAAGTGTTCATGCAGTTAACTTTACTGTTGACAAAAAGCTAGTAGATTTTGTTCAAGTTAGAATGGACAAGTTGGAGAAGTATTACGATAAGGTGGTATCCGCAGATGTTTTTTTAAAGGTTGAAAAGACAAGTGACAAGGAGAATAAAATTGCCGAGGTAAAAATCAATGTCCCGGGTGATGATTTTTTGGTAAAAAAGCAATGTAAAACTTTTGAAGAAGCAGTTGAGCTTTCAGCAGAATCCTTAGAAAGAATGTTGGTTAAAAGGAAAGAAAAAATAAGTTCGCACATTTAA
- the tuf gene encoding elongation factor Tu → MAKETFNRSKPHLNIGTIGHVDHGKTTLTAAITKVLSDAGYCQAKSFDQIDNAPEEKERGITINTSHVEYETANRHYAHVDCPGHADYVKNMVTGAAQMDGAILVVAATDGPMPQTREHILLGRQVGIPRMVVFMNKVDMVDDAELLELVEMEIRDLLSFYEYDGDNCPVVQGSALGGLNNDPAWVPKIIELMEAVDAWIEEPIRDTEKPFLMPVEDVFTITGRGTVATGRIETGIANTGDAVEIIGMGAEKLTSTITGVEMFRKILDRGEAGDNVGLLLRGVDKESIKRGMVIIKPGSVKPHATFKAEVYILKKEEGGRHTPFHNNYRPQFYVRTTDVTGVITLPEGVEMVMPGDNLTINVSLLSPIAMSVGLRFAIREGGRTVGAGQVTEIVG, encoded by the coding sequence ATGGCAAAAGAAACCTTTAACCGTTCGAAACCACACTTAAATATTGGTACGATCGGACACGTAGATCACGGTAAAACTACTTTAACAGCAGCAATCACAAAAGTGTTATCTGATGCTGGTTACTGTCAAGCAAAATCATTTGATCAAATTGATAATGCTCCTGAAGAAAAAGAAAGAGGTATTACAATTAATACATCACACGTTGAGTATGAAACTGCTAACCGTCACTACGCACACGTTGACTGTCCTGGTCACGCGGATTACGTAAAAAACATGGTTACAGGTGCTGCTCAAATGGACGGTGCTATCCTTGTTGTAGCTGCAACTGATGGGCCAATGCCACAAACACGTGAGCACATCCTTTTAGGTCGCCAAGTTGGTATTCCTAGAATGGTAGTATTCATGAACAAAGTGGATATGGTTGATGATGCTGAGTTGTTAGAACTTGTTGAAATGGAAATTAGAGACTTATTGTCTTTCTACGAATATGATGGAGATAATTGTCCAGTTGTTCAAGGGTCTGCTCTTGGAGGATTAAATAATGATCCAGCTTGGGTACCAAAAATTATTGAATTGATGGAAGCTGTTGATGCTTGGATCGAGGAGCCAATTAGAGATACTGAAAAGCCTTTCTTGATGCCAGTTGAGGATGTATTTACAATTACTGGTCGTGGAACTGTTGCTACAGGTCGTATCGAAACTGGTATTGCTAATACAGGAGATGCTGTTGAAATCATTGGTATGGGAGCTGAAAAATTAACTTCTACTATTACTGGAGTTGAGATGTTCCGTAAGATCCTTGATAGAGGTGAAGCAGGAGATAACGTAGGTTTGTTGTTGCGTGGTGTTGATAAAGAATCTATCAAAAGAGGAATGGTTATCATTAAACCAGGTTCAGTTAAGCCACACGCTACTTTTAAAGCTGAGGTTTATATCTTGAAAAAAGAAGAAGGTGGTCGTCATACTCCATTCCATAATAACTACCGTCCACAGTTTTACGTACGTACAACTGACGTAACAGGAGTTATTACTTTACCAGAAGGGGTAGAGATGGTAATGCCAGGAGATAACTTAACTATCAATGTGTCTTTGTTAAGCCCAATCGCAATGAGCGTTGGTTTACGTTTCGCTATCCGTGAAGGTGGTAGAACTGTAGGTGCTGGACAAGTAACTGAAATTGTAGGATAA
- a CDS encoding tyrosine-type recombinase/integrase, whose protein sequence is MATNKDAFRDYLQLEKKYSVHTVTAYCNDITSFELFNAAHFDQSNAEQVNYNQIRSWIVSLVDAGVSNTSVNRKMASLKAFYKFLLKTKQIQISPLLKHKALKTQKLLQIPFSEKEVVDVLGMVQSAGDFEGIRNKLIIDLFYTTGIRRAELIGLKIANVDLSNSTVKVLGKRNKERILPILPVIKQQFLFYLKERASLLFIEDWDYLFLTKKGLKLNDSFVYRLINSYFSAVSEKVKKSPHILRHTFATHLLNNGADLNSVKELLGHSSLASTQIYTHSSLSELKSVYKEAHPRGRK, encoded by the coding sequence ATGGCTACAAATAAAGATGCATTTCGGGATTATCTACAGTTGGAGAAAAAGTATTCCGTACACACTGTTACGGCGTATTGTAATGACATTACATCTTTTGAATTATTCAATGCTGCGCACTTCGACCAATCAAACGCAGAGCAAGTCAATTACAATCAAATTAGAAGTTGGATTGTGTCTCTCGTAGATGCGGGTGTGTCAAATACTTCGGTTAATAGAAAAATGGCGTCTTTAAAAGCCTTTTATAAATTTCTATTAAAAACCAAGCAAATACAAATAAGTCCGTTACTAAAACACAAAGCCTTAAAGACTCAAAAGTTGTTGCAGATTCCTTTCTCTGAAAAGGAGGTTGTAGATGTTTTGGGTATGGTGCAAAGTGCTGGAGATTTTGAGGGAATTAGAAACAAGCTCATTATTGATTTGTTTTATACTACAGGAATACGGAGGGCGGAGTTGATAGGTTTGAAAATAGCGAATGTCGATTTGTCTAATAGTACAGTAAAGGTGTTGGGTAAGCGCAATAAGGAGCGAATTCTTCCTATTCTGCCTGTAATAAAACAACAGTTTCTGTTCTACTTGAAAGAGCGCGCGAGCTTATTATTTATTGAGGATTGGGATTATTTATTTCTCACAAAAAAAGGGTTAAAATTAAATGATTCCTTTGTGTATCGATTAATAAATTCTTACTTTAGTGCTGTCTCTGAAAAAGTAAAAAAAAGCCCCCATATATTGAGACATACTTTTGCGACGCATTTGTTAAATAATGGAGCGGATTTAAATTCAGTCAAGGAGCTTTTGGGTCATTCTAGTTTGGCATCGACTCAAATATACACACATAGTAGTTTATCGGAGCTAAAAAGTGTATATAAAGAAGCGCATCCACGGGGACGAAAGTGA
- the rpoB gene encoding DNA-directed RNA polymerase subunit beta, with amino-acid sequence MLTNQTERLNFASTKNIPDYPDFLDVQVKSFKDFFQLETKSDERGDEGLYNTFMENFPITDTRNNFVLEFLDYFVDPPRYTIQECIERGLTYSVPLKARLKLYCTDPEHEDFETIVQDVYLGTIPYMTPSGTFVINGAERVVVSQLHRSPGVFFGQSFHANGTKLYSARVIPFKGSWIEFSTDINSVMYAYIDRKKKLPVTTLFRAIGFERDKDILEIFDLAEEIKVSKTGLKKYIGRKLAARVLNTWHEDFVDEDTGEVVSIERNEIILDRDTIIDKDNVEEIIDSNVKSILLHKEDANQGDYAIIHNTLQKDPTNSEKEAVEHIYRQLRNAEPPDEETARGIIDKLFFSDQRYNLGEVGRYRINKKLGLDTPMEKQVLTKEDIITIVKYLIELINSKAEIDDIDHLSNRRVRTVGEQLSQQFGVGLARMARTIRERMNVRDNEVFTPIDLINAKTLSSVINSFFGTNQLSQFMDQTNPLAEITHKRRLSALGPGGLSRERAGFEVRDVHYTHYGRLCPIETPEGPNIGLISSLGVYAKVNGMGFIETPYRKVTNGVVDLNATPVYLSAEEEEGMLIAQANIQMDATGKITAEDVIARQEGDFPVIEPTKVDYTDVAPNQIASISASLIPFLEHDDANRALMGSNMMRQAVPLIRPEAPIVGTGLERQVASDSRVLINAEGDGVIEYVDANIITIKYDRSEEERMVSFEPDEKTYNLIKFRKTNQGTSINLKPIVRKGDRVVPGQVLSEGYATQNGELALGRNLKVAFMPWKGYNFEDAIVISEKVVRDDIFTSIHVDDYSLEVRDTKLGNEELTNDIPNVSEEATKDLDENGMIRIGAEVKPGDILIGKITPKGESDPTPEEKLLRAIFGDKAGDVKDASLKASPSLHGVVLDKKLFARAVKDKRKRTQDKDALGALEMEFEVKFVELKDKLVEKLFLIVNGKTSQGVMNDLGEEVLPKGKKYTQKMLYAVEDFAHLSKGQWVADDATNKMVNDLIHNYKIKLNDLQGALRREKFTITVGDELPAGILKLAKVYIAKKRKLKVGDKMAGRHGNKGIVARIVRHEDMPFLEDGTPVDIVLNPLGVPSRMNIGQIYETVLGWAGMNLGRKFATPIFDGATLDQINELTDEAGIPRFGHTHLYDGGTGERFHQAATVGVIYMLKLGHMVDDKMHARSIGPYSLITQQPLGGKAQFGGQRFGEMEVWALEAYGASSTLREILTVKSDDVIGRAKTYEAIVKGESMPEPGLPESFNVLMHELKGLGLDIRLEE; translated from the coding sequence ATGCTAACAAATCAGACTGAAAGATTGAATTTTGCCTCCACAAAAAATATTCCTGACTATCCAGATTTTCTAGATGTTCAGGTTAAATCGTTTAAAGATTTTTTTCAATTAGAAACTAAATCTGACGAAAGAGGTGATGAAGGACTTTACAATACCTTCATGGAAAACTTCCCAATTACTGATACAAGAAATAACTTTGTATTAGAGTTCCTTGATTATTTTGTAGATCCTCCACGTTATACAATTCAAGAATGTATAGAAAGAGGTCTTACCTATAGTGTGCCTTTAAAAGCAAGGTTAAAACTATATTGTACAGATCCAGAACATGAAGATTTTGAAACTATTGTTCAAGATGTTTATCTTGGTACAATTCCTTATATGACACCAAGTGGTACCTTTGTTATTAATGGTGCTGAGCGTGTAGTTGTTTCTCAATTACATAGATCTCCTGGTGTTTTCTTTGGTCAATCATTCCATGCAAATGGTACAAAATTGTATTCTGCCAGAGTAATTCCTTTTAAAGGTTCTTGGATAGAATTCTCTACAGATATAAACAGCGTAATGTATGCTTATATCGACAGGAAGAAGAAATTACCTGTAACTACTTTATTCCGTGCAATTGGTTTTGAAAGAGATAAGGATATCCTTGAAATTTTTGATCTTGCAGAGGAAATTAAAGTGTCTAAAACAGGACTTAAAAAATATATCGGTAGAAAATTAGCTGCTCGTGTATTGAATACCTGGCATGAAGATTTCGTAGATGAAGACACTGGTGAAGTTGTTTCTATCGAACGTAACGAAATAATCCTTGATAGAGATACTATTATCGACAAAGATAATGTGGAAGAAATCATTGATTCTAACGTTAAATCTATTTTGTTGCATAAAGAAGATGCTAATCAAGGAGATTATGCCATCATTCATAATACGCTTCAAAAAGATCCAACAAACTCTGAAAAAGAGGCTGTTGAACATATCTACAGACAATTACGTAACGCTGAACCGCCTGATGAAGAAACGGCTCGTGGTATTATTGATAAATTATTCTTCTCTGATCAACGTTACAACTTAGGTGAAGTAGGTCGATATAGAATAAATAAAAAATTAGGGTTAGATACTCCAATGGAAAAGCAAGTCTTGACCAAAGAAGATATTATAACTATTGTGAAATATTTGATTGAATTGATTAACTCTAAAGCAGAGATTGATGATATTGATCACTTATCAAACCGTCGTGTAAGAACAGTTGGAGAACAATTGTCTCAACAATTCGGTGTTGGTTTAGCGCGTATGGCTAGAACCATTCGTGAGAGAATGAACGTTAGAGATAACGAGGTGTTTACACCAATCGATTTGATCAATGCTAAAACATTATCATCGGTTATCAACTCTTTCTTTGGTACAAACCAGTTGTCTCAGTTTATGGATCAAACGAATCCACTTGCCGAGATTACGCACAAGAGAAGATTATCTGCACTAGGACCAGGTGGACTTTCGAGAGAAAGAGCAGGTTTTGAGGTACGTGACGTTCACTATACACACTACGGAAGACTTTGTCCAATTGAAACTCCTGAGGGACCAAACATTGGATTGATTTCATCTCTTGGTGTTTATGCGAAAGTAAACGGAATGGGTTTCATTGAAACACCGTACCGTAAAGTAACTAATGGAGTTGTAGATTTAAATGCTACACCAGTTTACTTAAGTGCTGAAGAAGAAGAAGGAATGTTAATTGCGCAAGCTAACATTCAAATGGATGCAACTGGAAAAATTACTGCCGAAGACGTAATTGCACGTCAAGAAGGTGATTTCCCAGTAATTGAACCAACAAAAGTAGATTACACGGATGTTGCTCCAAATCAAATTGCTTCTATCTCAGCTTCTTTGATTCCATTCTTGGAACATGATGATGCGAATAGAGCCTTGATGGGATCTAACATGATGCGTCAGGCCGTACCATTAATTCGTCCTGAAGCTCCAATCGTTGGAACTGGTTTAGAGCGTCAAGTAGCTTCTGATTCTAGAGTATTGATTAATGCTGAGGGAGACGGAGTTATAGAATATGTAGATGCAAATATCATCACTATCAAATACGACCGTTCTGAAGAAGAAAGAATGGTAAGTTTTGAGCCTGATGAAAAAACATACAATCTAATTAAATTTAGAAAAACCAATCAAGGTACAAGTATCAACCTTAAACCTATCGTAAGAAAAGGGGATAGAGTGGTTCCTGGACAAGTATTATCTGAAGGATATGCGACTCAAAATGGTGAATTAGCTTTAGGTCGTAACCTAAAAGTTGCATTTATGCCATGGAAAGGATACAACTTCGAGGATGCGATTGTAATTTCTGAAAAAGTTGTTCGTGACGATATTTTTACCTCTATTCACGTTGATGATTATTCATTAGAAGTTAGGGATACTAAATTAGGTAACGAAGAATTAACGAACGATATACCTAACGTTTCTGAAGAAGCTACTAAAGATTTAGATGAAAATGGTATGATTAGAATTGGAGCCGAGGTTAAACCTGGTGACATTTTGATCGGAAAAATTACTCCAAAAGGGGAATCAGATCCTACTCCGGAAGAGAAATTGCTTCGCGCAATCTTCGGGGATAAAGCAGGTGATGTAAAAGATGCTTCATTAAAAGCGTCTCCTTCTTTACATGGTGTTGTTTTAGACAAAAAATTGTTCGCAAGAGCAGTAAAAGATAAACGTAAACGTACTCAAGATAAAGATGCTTTAGGAGCACTTGAAATGGAGTTTGAAGTTAAATTTGTTGAATTAAAAGACAAATTAGTAGAAAAACTTTTCTTGATCGTAAACGGAAAAACATCTCAAGGTGTAATGAATGATTTGGGTGAAGAAGTTTTACCAAAAGGTAAAAAATACACACAAAAAATGCTTTATGCAGTTGAAGATTTTGCTCACTTAAGTAAAGGTCAATGGGTTGCTGATGATGCAACTAATAAAATGGTTAATGATTTAATTCATAACTATAAAATTAAATTGAACGATTTACAAGGTGCATTACGTAGAGAGAAATTCACTATTACTGTTGGAGATGAATTGCCAGCAGGAATCTTGAAATTAGCAAAAGTATATATTGCCAAAAAACGTAAGTTGAAAGTTGGGGATAAAATGGCAGGACGTCACGGTAACAAAGGTATTGTTGCGCGTATCGTTCGTCATGAAGACATGCCTTTCCTTGAAGACGGAACGCCAGTTGATATCGTGTTGAACCCACTTGGTGTACCTTCACGTATGAACATTGGTCAGATTTATGAAACGGTACTTGGTTGGGCTGGAATGAACTTGGGTAGAAAATTTGCTACACCAATTTTTGACGGAGCAACTTTGGATCAAATCAATGAATTGACTGATGAAGCTGGAATACCACGTTTTGGACATACACATTTATATGATGGTGGTACAGGAGAACGTTTCCATCAAGCGGCAACAGTAGGAGTTATCTACATGTTGAAACTTGGACATATGGTTGATGATAAAATGCACGCACGTTCTATAGGTCCATACTCGTTGATTACTCAACAACCACTTGGAGGTAAAGCTCAATTTGGAGGTCAACGTTTTGGAGAGATGGAGGTTTGGGCGCTTGAAGCTTATGGAGCATCAAGTACTCTTAGAGAAATCTTGACTGTGAAGTCTGATGATGTTATTGGTAGAGCTAAAACTTACGAAGCAATCGTAAAAGGTGAATCTATGCCAGAACCAGGATTACCAGAATCATTCAATGTATTGATGCATGAATTGAAAGGTCTTGGATTAGATATTCGTTTAGAAGAATAA
- the secE gene encoding preprotein translocase subunit SecE, translating into MTKVVNYISEAFEELKSNVTWPAWAEVQRLTIVVAVFSVLFALATWGVDEIFAKALAGFFNWIKA; encoded by the coding sequence ATGACAAAAGTTGTTAATTACATATCAGAAGCATTTGAGGAATTAAAGTCAAATGTGACTTGGCCAGCTTGGGCTGAGGTGCAACGTCTAACGATTGTTGTTGCTGTTTTTTCAGTATTATTCGCTTTGGCAACTTGGGGAGTGGATGAAATTTTCGCAAAAGCTTTGGCTGGATTTTTTAACTGGATAAAAGCATAA
- the rplA gene encoding 50S ribosomal protein L1, which yields MAKLTKKQKEAASKIEKNKLYSLKDAAALIKVIASAKFDESVDIAVRLGVDPRKANQMVRGVVTLPHGTGKDVKVLALVTPDKEAEALAAGADYVGLDDYLQKIKDGWTDVDVIITMPAVMGKLGPLGRILGPRGLMPNPKTGTVTMDVAKAVQEVKAGKIDFKVDKTGIVHAGIGKVSFGAEQIYDNAHEIIQTLIKLKPTAAKGTYIKGIHLTSTMSPAIALDPKAV from the coding sequence ATGGCAAAATTGACAAAAAAGCAAAAAGAGGCTGCTTCAAAAATTGAAAAGAACAAATTATACTCTTTAAAAGATGCAGCTGCATTGATAAAAGTAATTGCTTCTGCAAAATTTGATGAGTCTGTTGATATCGCAGTTCGATTGGGTGTAGATCCAAGAAAAGCGAATCAAATGGTAAGAGGTGTGGTAACATTACCTCATGGAACTGGTAAAGATGTTAAAGTATTGGCATTAGTTACTCCAGATAAAGAAGCGGAAGCTTTAGCAGCTGGTGCAGACTATGTAGGTCTTGACGATTACCTTCAAAAAATCAAAGACGGTTGGACGGATGTTGATGTGATCATCACTATGCCTGCTGTTATGGGTAAATTAGGTCCATTAGGTCGTATTTTAGGACCTAGAGGTTTAATGCCAAATCCTAAAACAGGTACTGTAACTATGGATGTTGCAAAAGCTGTTCAAGAAGTTAAAGCTGGTAAAATCGATTTCAAAGTTGATAAAACTGGTATCGTACATGCAGGAATTGGTAAAGTTTCTTTTGGAGCTGAACAAATTTATGACAATGCACACGAAATTATTCAAACATTAATCAAACTTAAACCAACTGCTGCTAAAGGTACCTATATTAAAGGTATTCACCTTACAAGCACTATGAGTCCTGCAATTGCATTGGATCCAAAAGCAGTATAA